The Methanosarcina vacuolata Z-761 genome includes a window with the following:
- a CDS encoding CPBP family intramembrane glutamic endopeptidase has protein sequence MKIKNLELPAKNKENISCLEAEYQETNELENLKIRNKKVYVGIPILAMTFAEVLIYFGKINEALWIHMAILIGLSLSTTLTKNEDIYKTYQALMLLPLLRLVSLSMPIFFDTTLYSFIFIYAPLAIPVTINVAYQKLTREDMGLTLSKIWFYLPLSVLIGFGLGIGEYMVIQAGYLIPDLSPLNLLKLAVVMVFFVGLIEEVIFRSIIQTRLNKIYGAWRGIILSSILFGFMHSAYGTFYEVLYTLFVGAIIGYMFYKTRSLPLITLIHGFVNIFLFGVIPHLGPGLGLL, from the coding sequence TTGAAAATCAAAAACTTGGAACTTCCTGCTAAGAACAAGGAAAATATAAGCTGTCTGGAAGCAGAATATCAGGAAACTAATGAGCTTGAAAACCTGAAAATCAGGAATAAGAAAGTTTATGTGGGAATCCCTATTCTTGCCATGACTTTTGCAGAAGTCCTGATATATTTTGGGAAGATAAACGAAGCTCTCTGGATACACATGGCCATCCTGATAGGCCTCTCTCTTTCCACAACACTCACAAAAAACGAAGACATTTATAAGACCTACCAGGCCCTGATGCTTCTTCCACTCCTTCGCCTAGTCAGCCTCTCGATGCCTATCTTTTTTGACACAACCCTTTACTCTTTTATTTTTATCTATGCTCCCCTGGCAATCCCGGTAACGATTAATGTCGCCTATCAGAAGTTGACACGTGAAGATATGGGACTTACTCTCAGTAAGATATGGTTTTATCTCCCACTTTCGGTACTGATAGGCTTCGGATTAGGGATAGGGGAATACATGGTCATCCAGGCAGGATACCTTATTCCAGATCTCTCCCCACTGAACCTCTTAAAGCTAGCAGTGGTTATGGTCTTCTTTGTAGGGCTTATAGAAGAAGTAATATTCAGGTCGATTATTCAGACAAGACTCAATAAGATCTATGGAGCATGGAGAGGAATAATACTTTCAAGCATTCTTTTCGGCTTCATGCACTCCGCCTATGGAACTTTTTATGAAGTATTATACACATTATTTGTAGGAGCCATCATAGGTTATATGTTCTACAAAACCCGAAGCCTGCCGTTGATAACACTTATCCACGGCTTTGTAAATATATTTTTGTTTGGAGTTATTCCTCATCTTGGTCCTGGCCTCGGGCTGCTTTGA
- a CDS encoding metal-dependent hydrolase encodes MPYPIVHILFFIFCISAVAVYATVRSIFREGSSFGSLMPLMLLLFVGSLCSLFPDITAVYNLLVNGTMGHCWIGTFPTHSLLFSFFAILFGTLVGYIAYREISKAIYLGLFGEAAFFSHLLLDDACGASCTYFYPVYNKPISIFSMMNIGFQETGLLHYLISSFVFVSFICFFIMMTLFSLNRFGFEFKYRS; translated from the coding sequence ATGCCTTATCCAATTGTACATATACTGTTTTTTATATTCTGTATCAGTGCAGTAGCTGTGTATGCGACTGTTAGATCAATTTTTCGTGAGGGATCCTCTTTTGGGAGTTTAATGCCTTTAATGTTGTTACTATTTGTAGGTAGCTTATGTTCGCTATTTCCAGACATCACAGCCGTTTATAATTTACTTGTAAATGGCACTATGGGGCATTGCTGGATTGGCACATTTCCAACACATTCACTTCTATTCAGTTTTTTTGCAATCCTGTTCGGAACACTTGTAGGATATATTGCATATAGAGAAATTAGTAAGGCAATATACCTAGGCCTTTTTGGCGAAGCTGCTTTCTTTTCTCATCTATTGCTGGACGATGCCTGTGGCGCCAGTTGTACTTATTTCTATCCAGTATACAATAAACCCATTAGCATATTCTCAATGATGAACATAGGTTTCCAGGAAACGGGCCTTCTTCATTATTTAATATCATCTTTTGTATTCGTCTCATTTATTTGTTTTTTTATAATGATGACGCTATTTTCATTGAACCGATTTGGCTTTGAGTTCAAATACAGATCATAA
- a CDS encoding polysaccharide deacetylase family protein, which produces MKNALVIDLEHWYSNEFLIDYLPPEKVDQDLEAVKPILDLLDKYNLRVTFCVLGTFAERHPELVKYIHEKGHEIQSHAYSHKTLHELGKDAFEDEIIKSVNLLESITGEKPIGFRAPSFSIDNSTKWAFEVLGKYGFKYDSSIFPIKTMLYGEPKAPVNIYRPSKDNVTKNDPNGNIIEFPMTVLNFGINFPLAGGFYLRVLPLWFLIFGIKYINKKRPAIVYIHPWETYPKTPRLKLPLFSRFVAYYGINSSLLKLEGLLKEFHFTNIKEILDNSCSQAYLKP; this is translated from the coding sequence ATGAAAAATGCACTGGTCATAGATCTTGAGCACTGGTACTCTAATGAATTTTTGATAGATTATCTTCCACCTGAAAAGGTTGATCAGGATCTTGAAGCCGTAAAGCCTATTCTAGATTTGTTAGATAAATACAATTTACGTGTGACATTTTGTGTACTTGGTACTTTTGCTGAAAGACATCCTGAACTAGTAAAATACATCCATGAGAAGGGGCACGAGATTCAATCACATGCCTATTCACATAAGACCCTTCATGAGTTAGGCAAAGATGCTTTTGAGGATGAAATTATAAAATCGGTTAATCTTCTGGAGTCAATTACCGGAGAAAAGCCAATTGGTTTTCGTGCACCCAGTTTTTCAATAGACAATTCTACTAAATGGGCTTTTGAAGTTCTGGGGAAATATGGATTCAAATATGATTCAAGTATCTTTCCTATAAAAACAATGTTGTATGGTGAGCCCAAAGCTCCTGTAAACATTTATAGGCCTTCTAAAGATAATGTGACAAAAAATGATCCAAACGGCAACATTATAGAATTTCCGATGACAGTTCTTAATTTTGGTATAAATTTCCCTCTGGCTGGTGGCTTTTATCTTCGTGTTTTACCACTCTGGTTTTTAATATTTGGTATTAAATATATTAATAAAAAGAGGCCAGCTATCGTTTATATTCACCCCTGGGAAACTTATCCGAAAACTCCCCGTCTAAAATTACCTTTATTTTCAAGATTTGTCGCTTATTATGGAATAAATTCTAGCTTATTAAAACTTGAAGGATTGTTAAAAGAATTTCACTTTACCAATATTAAAGAAATTTTAGACAACTCTTGCTCTCAGGCATATTTAAAACCTTAA
- a CDS encoding acyltransferase translates to MEEPEEINVRELMEYHGYSGSSGVIKFYFLYAVNWILQTMAKVCPHFGISVKLQRMRGVKIGKHVFLGSGVHLDDLYPELITIEDYVGIGMGTMVFAHSNPTCSQYLKTNYYPREVKPVTVKRGAWIAPGSIILAGITIGENSVVGAGSVVMKNVEPNTVVIGCPARVLKKLE, encoded by the coding sequence ATGGAAGAACCTGAGGAAATTAATGTACGGGAACTTATGGAGTATCATGGTTACAGTGGTTCATCTGGTGTAATTAAATTTTATTTTCTTTATGCAGTTAACTGGATATTGCAGACGATGGCTAAAGTTTGTCCGCATTTTGGGATATCTGTAAAACTCCAGCGGATGAGGGGTGTAAAAATTGGAAAACACGTATTTTTAGGGTCTGGAGTTCATCTCGATGATCTATATCCTGAGTTAATTACAATAGAAGATTACGTTGGTATAGGGATGGGGACAATGGTCTTTGCACATTCAAACCCCACCTGTTCCCAATATCTTAAAACAAATTACTATCCAAGGGAAGTAAAACCTGTAACTGTAAAAAGAGGTGCTTGGATTGCTCCTGGGAGTATAATTCTTGCAGGAATTACAATAGGGGAAAATAGTGTTGTTGGAGCTGGGAGTGTTGTTATGAAAAATGTAGAACCCAATACGGTTGTAATTGGCTGCCCTGCTAGAGTTCTAAAAAAACTTGAGTGA
- a CDS encoding glycosyltransferase family 4 protein, whose protein sequence is MRILRVAADLYPSVMGGIGLHAHEMSKEQINMGHNLTVYTCIDSNPVISSTYNYDVHGFKPFMQIFGNSIAPSMILDLFKNMHNYDIIHAHSHLCFSTNLCAILRKMGSSPLVITTHGGLNSQRAPKLVQNVYNATVAKMTFDAADKIICYTDIEKSEMIDFGVKPEKIAVIHNGIDTDRFIPLKEPDFKKKNLLWIGRYVPGKGVEYLIEAFSLLKQKYPEVSLTMVGRGPKKEKIMQRINELNLQNSITIKDFVPNSEIVQLYHSSNVLLLPSLREGVPRVILEAMSCGIPVVCTGLPHLVDIVDGSGFLVPLKDPDTLAEKTSQILSDPTLAKKFGENGRKKVVENYSWKDTVQKTMKLYAELI, encoded by the coding sequence TTGAGAATATTACGTGTTGCAGCTGATCTATATCCCTCTGTGATGGGGGGAATAGGGCTTCATGCTCATGAAATGTCAAAAGAACAGATAAATATGGGGCACAATTTAACTGTCTATACTTGTATTGATTCTAATCCTGTAATCTCATCTACTTATAACTATGATGTCCATGGATTTAAGCCATTTATGCAAATATTTGGAAATTCTATTGCACCCAGCATGATTCTGGATTTGTTCAAAAACATGCATAATTACGATATAATACATGCTCATTCTCATTTATGTTTTTCAACAAATCTTTGCGCGATACTTCGAAAAATGGGTTCGTCTCCCTTGGTGATTACAACCCATGGAGGATTAAATTCTCAAAGGGCTCCGAAGTTAGTTCAGAATGTATACAATGCAACCGTAGCAAAAATGACTTTTGATGCTGCTGACAAAATTATTTGTTATACAGACATTGAAAAAAGTGAAATGATAGACTTTGGCGTTAAACCGGAAAAAATAGCTGTAATCCATAATGGTATTGATACTGATCGATTTATTCCTCTTAAAGAACCAGACTTCAAGAAGAAAAACCTGTTATGGATTGGGAGATACGTTCCTGGAAAAGGTGTTGAATACTTAATTGAGGCATTTAGTCTCTTAAAGCAGAAATACCCTGAAGTATCTCTTACAATGGTTGGAAGGGGTCCTAAAAAAGAAAAAATTATGCAACGAATCAATGAATTGAATCTGCAAAATAGTATTACAATAAAAGATTTTGTTCCGAATTCGGAGATTGTTCAGTTATATCATAGCTCAAATGTTTTACTATTACCAAGCCTCAGAGAAGGCGTTCCAAGAGTTATTTTGGAAGCCATGTCATGTGGCATTCCTGTTGTATGTACTGGATTACCACACCTAGTTGATATCGTTGATGGCAGTGGGTTTCTTGTGCCTTTAAAAGATCCAGATACGCTGGCAGAAAAAACGTCTCAAATATTGTCTGACCCTACTTTAGCAAAAAAATTTGGTGAAAATGGGAGAAAAAAGGTTGTAGAAAATTATTCGTGGAAAGATACTGTGCAAAAAACAATGAAATTATATGCAGAGTTGATTTAA
- a CDS encoding NAD-dependent epimerase/dehydratase family protein has protein sequence MSKIVVTGGAGFIGSHIAESFAKDGHEIIIVDNLDPYYSVDLKLRNIDLVLRSGDASFIQADVRNLGRMREIIDNTVDYVYHEAAQAGVRISVDDPFKSNEVNVLGTLNVLRASLEADVKKVINASSSSIYGKVKYLPFDEQHPAEPVSPYGVSKLAAEHYCRVFNEVYGLPTTSLRYFTVYGPRMRPDLAISIFTRKMLSNEPITVFGDGEQTRDFTYIEDVVEANKRLLDNKATDGKVLNIGSGNRISVNDLIENLRDITFSNSCVLNAGKQKGDAEITLADVDFGNKLIGYTPLFDIKKGLNKFVDWVRAEQDLWGRREEVVMLPSA, from the coding sequence GTGTCAAAGATAGTTGTCACTGGGGGAGCAGGTTTTATTGGGTCACATATCGCAGAGAGTTTCGCAAAAGATGGGCATGAGATTATCATTGTGGATAATCTTGATCCTTATTATTCAGTTGATCTAAAACTAAGAAACATAGATCTTGTCCTTAGGAGTGGAGATGCCAGTTTCATTCAGGCTGATGTAAGAAACCTTGGAAGAATGAGAGAAATAATTGATAACACGGTAGATTATGTGTACCATGAAGCAGCTCAGGCAGGAGTCCGAATTTCAGTCGATGACCCATTTAAATCAAATGAAGTGAACGTGTTGGGCACTCTGAATGTGCTTCGAGCTTCACTGGAAGCAGATGTTAAAAAGGTAATCAATGCTTCTTCGTCTTCGATTTATGGGAAAGTTAAATATCTTCCTTTTGATGAGCAGCATCCAGCTGAGCCTGTTTCTCCTTATGGCGTCAGCAAACTTGCAGCAGAACACTATTGCAGGGTTTTTAATGAAGTATATGGCCTGCCTACAACTTCATTGCGTTATTTTACTGTATATGGGCCCAGGATGAGGCCTGACCTTGCGATTTCAATATTTACCCGAAAAATGCTTTCAAATGAACCTATTACTGTTTTTGGTGACGGAGAACAGACCAGGGATTTTACTTATATTGAAGATGTAGTGGAAGCAAATAAAAGGCTTCTTGATAACAAAGCCACTGATGGGAAAGTTCTGAATATCGGAAGTGGAAATCGGATCAGCGTTAATGACCTGATCGAAAATTTAAGGGATATTACCTTTTCAAATTCGTGTGTACTAAATGCCGGAAAGCAAAAAGGCGATGCAGAAATTACACTTGCTGATGTTGATTTTGGGAATAAACTGATTGGATATACACCATTGTTTGATATCAAGAAAGGTCTGAATAAATTTGTAGACTGGGTCCGAGCTGAACAGGATTTATGGGGCCGTAGAGAAGAAGTGGTTATGTTGCCATCTGCATAA
- a CDS encoding phenylacetate--CoA ligase family protein yields MGSVNKLRLLHEARRNQWLKPSELEELQTKKLRSIVKHAYENTEFYHKKFKEAGIYPDDIRTLNDLSKIPFTTKEELKQQKLEARLSKGTNLRKCVVNQTSGSTGIPLVVVFDEAADDFSKAINLRSHIENGLKLRSRWVVFANPYRHHKPLWFQKLKFYHPITMSPFEHMDVLVDKLTKFKPEVLDGYTSSIGQLAEAVKTDDIRGINPKVVFGTSELLDPETRKLVNSVFDVEMIDHFGCVELNRTAWECSEHAGYHIDTDAVVMEFIENGENVSPGEKGEITYTGLYNYCMPLIRYNIGDIGIPSDELCPCGRGLPLMKLIEGRTDSFMHMPDGRTLSPRTWPIILKKFLEIEQFKVIQEKKDLIRVLVVKSTGFSQNTISQIKYDIKEIIGPEVNVNVEIVDEILKENSGKVRCAVSNVKVN; encoded by the coding sequence ATGGGCTCAGTAAATAAGTTAAGATTACTTCATGAGGCTCGAAGAAATCAGTGGCTTAAGCCTTCAGAACTTGAGGAATTGCAGACTAAAAAACTCAGGTCAATAGTGAAGCATGCCTATGAAAATACTGAGTTTTATCATAAAAAATTCAAAGAGGCAGGGATTTATCCTGATGATATCAGGACACTAAATGATCTATCAAAGATTCCTTTTACAACAAAAGAAGAACTTAAACAACAAAAACTTGAAGCAAGGCTATCAAAAGGTACCAATTTAAGAAAATGCGTGGTTAATCAGACAAGTGGTTCGACTGGAATCCCTTTAGTAGTTGTATTTGATGAAGCGGCAGATGATTTTAGTAAAGCTATTAATCTACGTTCTCATATCGAAAATGGATTAAAATTAAGGAGCAGATGGGTTGTTTTTGCAAATCCCTACCGTCATCATAAACCCCTTTGGTTTCAAAAATTAAAATTTTATCATCCTATTACAATGTCTCCATTTGAACATATGGACGTGTTAGTCGATAAATTAACAAAATTTAAACCAGAGGTACTTGATGGTTACACTTCTTCAATTGGACAGTTAGCAGAAGCTGTTAAAACAGATGATATCAGAGGTATTAATCCTAAAGTTGTGTTTGGAACATCTGAGCTTTTAGACCCAGAAACTAGAAAACTTGTAAATTCTGTTTTTGATGTTGAGATGATTGACCACTTTGGTTGCGTAGAATTAAACAGGACCGCATGGGAATGCAGTGAACATGCTGGCTATCATATAGATACAGATGCTGTAGTTATGGAATTTATTGAGAATGGAGAAAATGTTTCCCCTGGAGAAAAAGGAGAAATCACATACACTGGATTGTATAACTATTGCATGCCTTTAATCAGATATAATATAGGAGATATTGGAATTCCAAGTGATGAATTGTGTCCTTGTGGAAGAGGTTTACCTCTTATGAAATTAATAGAAGGTAGGACAGATTCTTTTATGCATATGCCAGATGGCAGGACTCTTTCTCCAAGGACATGGCCAATAATACTTAAAAAATTTTTAGAAATTGAACAATTTAAGGTAATTCAGGAAAAAAAGGATCTTATTAGAGTATTGGTTGTTAAAAGCACTGGCTTCTCACAAAATACAATCTCTCAAATAAAATACGATATTAAGGAAATTATAGGCCCAGAAGTCAATGTTAATGTAGAGATTGTTGATGAAATTCTGAAGGAGAATTCAGGTAAAGTTAGGTGTGCAGTTTCAAATGTAAAAGTCAATTGA